A genomic segment from Aegilops tauschii subsp. strangulata cultivar AL8/78 chromosome 1, Aet v6.0, whole genome shotgun sequence encodes:
- the LOC109772261 gene encoding F-box protein At5g49610-like produces MPPGGGGEEGDEHGSSTVQSHPPATVHREEDTPQLPTISAVASKEKKQKLEQQPVPSLPEGALVEILSRVPYRSLCRFKCVSKPWLALCSARDILKRSPQTLSGFFYKNAGVLKFRNLSGRGLPLVDPSLPFLRQRYENVHVEQLCEGLLLCSCWNSCSACENDYVVCNPATQEWTVLPPVVFPAQECSHPWKKGIPMTYLGFEFAVPSRFVVFATPYNADRLPGQMAIYSSETGQWSYVQSKWSSATHVDCSRRTHVFLNGTMHLATLCNSIIPTVDVEGKVWKEIQMPVDWASSNIVLTGQSQGRLYAWQLDYCDDSELDIWVLEDYGTGKWTLKHTVNVSELFGRHCRKDGDFYQMFAIHPDCNVIFLTNQKKMTVSYDMDNQKVHVICNEFMIGLPYIPCFAELPSAGH; encoded by the exons ATGccgccaggaggaggaggagaagaaggagacgAGCATGGCAGCAGCACGGTGCAGAGCCACCCACCGGCGACCGTCCACCGCGAGGAGGACACGCCGCAGCTCCCCACCATTTCTGCAGTAGCTTCCAAG GAGAAGAAGCAGAAGCTGGAGCAGCAGCCCGTGCCAAGCCTCCCCGAGGGCGCCCTCGTCGAGATCCTTTCGCGAGTGCCCTACAGGTCCCTCTGCCGCTTCAAGTGCGTGTCCAAGCCGTGGCTCGCCCTCTGCTCCGCCCGGGACATCCTCAAGAGGTCGCCACAGACCCTCTCCGGCTTCTTCTACAAGAACGCCGGTGTCCTCAAATTCCGCAATTTGTCTGGGAGAGGTCTGCCTCTGGTCGACCCTTCTCTCCCTTTCTTGCGGCAGAGGTACGAAAACGTTCATGTCGAACAATTGTGCGAAGGTCTTCTCCTTTGCAGCTGCTGGAATTCGTGTTCCGCGTGTGAAAATGATTATGTTGTGTGCAATCCCGCGACTCAAGAGTGGACTGTGCTGCCTCCTGTAGTATTTCCGGCTCAAGAGTGCAGCCACCCGTGGAAGAAGGGCATACCAATGACTTACTTAGGTTTCGAATTCGCTGTTCCATCCCGCTTTGTGGTGTTTGCAACCCCTTACAATGCTGACCGCCTTCCTGGACAAATGGCGATCTACTCATCAGAAACTGGACAGTGGAGTTACGTGCAGAGTAAGTGGTCCTCCGCAACTCATGTGGATTGTAGTAGACGCACACATGTCTTCTTGAATGGCACCATGCATTTGGCCACCCTTTGTAATTCAATAATACCCACAGTCGACGTGGAGGGGAAAGTTTGGAAGGAGATTCAAATGCCAGTTGACTGGGCGAGCTCTAATATTGTTTTGACTGGGCAATCTCAAGGACGTTTGTATGCGTGGCAATTGGATTATTGTGATGACAGTGAACTCGATATTTGGGTTCTTGAGGACTATGGTACTGGAAAGTGGACCCTAAAGCATACGGTTAATGTTTCAGAGCTGTTCGGAAGGCATTGTCGCAAAGATGGTGATTTTTATCAGATGTTTGCAATTCATCCAGATTGTAATGTCATTTTCCTTACCAACCAGAAGAAGATGACAGTCTCGTATGATATGGATAATCAGAAAGTACATGTTATCTGCAATGAGTTCATGATTGGGCTACCTTATATTCCCTGTTTTGCGGAATTGCCGTCAGCTGGTCACTGA